A single Macrobrachium nipponense isolate FS-2020 chromosome 5, ASM1510439v2, whole genome shotgun sequence DNA region contains:
- the LOC135215820 gene encoding uncharacterized protein LOC135215820 has product MGKTLQTSVVTLAPYIPHQVRRNFVGRKSLEESGGCVPNEFDKYLTITFEDKVMNIFEVHRDIVKCCGREPKILPHGRNKLLVETRSLEESEKLKSLNLLGGVQSECKPHDTFNHTKGIIYAPHLMIHPEEELEDELKDQGVLKVERLKKKVNGALCPMPQLLLTFNSSKLPNFVKAAWYRYKVKQYVPRPRRCFYCQEYGHIIGSCRSKLRGNPAICINCGEVEHGDCHAEPKCIHCGEAHQSSSNSCDVFLFEKERSTIY; this is encoded by the coding sequence ATGGGAAAGACTCTTCAAACCAGTGTGGTTACACTGGCACCATATATTCCCCATCAAGTGAGAAGAAATTTTGTAGGAAGAAAATCCTTAGAAGAATCTGGAGGATGTGTCCCTAATGAGtttgataaatatctaaccattacctttgaggataaagttatgaatatttttgaagtacatagggatattgtaaaatgctgtGGGAGGGAACCTAAGATATTGCCACATGGTAGAAATAAGCTTTTGGTAGAGACTAGATCAttagaagaaagtgagaaattgaaatctCTGAATTTACTGGGAGGAGTTCAGAGCGAATGTAAACCACATGATACCTTCAATCataccaaaggaattatatatgctcctcatcttatgattcatcctgaagaggaactggaagacgaacttaaagatcagggggtattgaaggtggaaagactgaaaaagaaagtaaatgggGCATTGTGTCCTATGCCACAGTTATTATTAACTTTCAATTCTTCTAAATTACCAAATTTTGTCAAAGCAGCTTGGTACAGATATAAAGTGAAACAGTATGTGCCGAGACCCAGGAGGTGTTTTTACTGTCAGGAATATGGGCATATAATTGGGTCCTGTAGATCCAAGTTGCGAGGAAACCctgcaatttgtataaattgtggagaagttgagcatggtgattgccatgctgaaccaaaatgcattcattgtggggaAGCACACCAGTCATCCTCGAACTcatgtgatgttttcctttttgagaaagaaagaagtacAATATACTAG